In one window of Mytilus galloprovincialis chromosome 6, xbMytGall1.hap1.1, whole genome shotgun sequence DNA:
- the LOC143078531 gene encoding fibrocystin-L-like → MSQGVKKVWVFASTSNGAAVNSLNQVPEIEYLLKVTNVFPKSGSLFGGTRVTITGVGFGTNESLTEVKVGDTDCDVDSASDTVIECTIQDTGDVVEINNQGIHKVHGKGYGWTPKNANVKVGDTIRWTWTTYFYIINFNPCVRQTVNLTSMVLPDDGFISAASPNGVFEYRVSKSNVTYYYSSCWIEEYEIIRYIGTLIVEEKPQSVEEVTVKVGGYEATYDVNSGVSDPSAPSGCSEIRTPKTGCTTAPPTGGAADKFNFLLQTCFTPVVDSFSTGDGTTSDSITILGEGFSSTPCQNEVYIGKDMCTVQSSTEGQIVCSLDAASSPLVCKPQMFSVRVANRGNANIEVSGQNARRFVLYPMISGISPSSVSINGQGLLTITGSGFQGDENSIVVTVGSLTCAIQSVTYTEITCTMPAFSASNQLVEVKVGANGRVCDAKCEVSASCEITYALASTPEMTSVAPISFDGTSTSVTITGQGFGTDSSNVMVTIGGADCTVSVVTAQTVTCTITNVPVGSQPVVVLLTYIGLATNTNNIQITSQAIISSITPSEGSIHGGTMIDIAGNGFTNDTVVTIDGATCQIRLVTLSSVKCMTPSHTAQTGVAVNVMANGVNYPAQTFDYTTAATPQVNIITFTTPHAGETVFINGAGFSSDQIKNKVTINSVDCPVTSSSPTEVQCTAPALPDGTHNLVVHVEGKGLSNDDKTVTYVITLSAINPTQGSVGGGQKVTLTGSGFRNTTIVEICNQECQRDESEVQTAAQIICLVPPASGKFY, encoded by the exons ATGTCACAAGGAGTTAAAAAAGTCTGGGTGTTTGCTAGTACCAGTAATGGAGCAGCTGTCAACAG ttTGAACCAGGTTCCAGAAATAGAGTATTTGTTAAAAGTGACTAATGTATTCCCTAAATCTGGATCCCTGTTTGGTGGTACCAGAGTAACAATAACAGGTGTTGGGTTCGGTACAAATGAGTCACTGACAGAGGTTAAAGTTGGTGACACTGACTGTGATGTTGACTCGGCCAGTGACACAGTGATAGAGTGTACCATACAAGATACAGGAGATGTAGTGGAGATCAACAATCAAGGAATACATAAAG tacaTGGTAAGGGCTATGGATGGACTCCTAAGAATGCCAACGTAAAAGTAGGTGATACGATAAGATGGACATGGACaacatatttctatataattaACTTTAACCCTTGTGTTAGACAGACAGTCAACCTGACATCCATGGTTCTACCTGATGATGGATTTATCAGTGCAGCATCACCAAATG GTGTGTTTGAATACAGAGTCTCAAAGTCAAATGTGACATACTATTATTCTAGTTGTTGGATAGAGGAGTATGAAATCATCCGTTATATTGGAACATTGATTGTAGAAGAGAAACCTCAGTCTGTAGAGGAG GTCACTGTAAAAGTAGGAGGATATGAGGCCACTTACGATGTTAATTCAG GTGTTTCTGACCCAAGTGCACCATCAGGGTGCAGTGAAATAAGAACACCTAAAACAGGTTGTACCACAGCTCCACCAACAGGGGGAGCTGCTGACAAGTTTAACTTCCTGTTGCAGACATGCTTCACACCAGTAGTTGATTCCTTCAGTACAGGTGATGGGACAACATCAGATAGCATTACAATCTTAGGTGAAGGTTTCTCGTCGACACCCTGCCAAAATGAAGTTTACATTGGAAAAGACATGTGTACTGTCCAGTCATCCACTGAAGGTCAGATAGTATGTTCACTGGATGCAGCTAGTTCACCATTGGTATGCAAGCCACAAATGTTCAGTGTTCGAGTCGCTAATCGTGGAAATGCCAATATAGAGGTCAGTGGTCAGAATGCTAGGCGATTTGTGTTGTATCCAATGATCAGTGGTATCTCTCCATCCTCTGTGTCCATCAATGGTCAAGGTTTACTGACTATAACAGGATCTGGTTTCCAAGGTGATGAGAACTCTATTGTTGTTACAGTTGGTTCATTGACTTGTGCAATCCAGTCTGTTACCTACACTGAGATAACTTGTACAATGCCAGCATTTTCAGCCAGTAACCAGTTGGTAGAGGTTAAGGTTGGTGCTAATGGTCGTGTGTGTGATGCTAAATGTGAAGTTTCTGCATCCTGTGAAATAACCTATGCCCTGGCTAGCACACCCGAAATGACAAGTGTTGCTCCCATATCGTTTGATGGTACATCTACTTCAGTAACAATAACAGGTCAAGGATTTGGTACTGATAGTTCAAATGTAATGGTAACAATTGGCGGGGCTGATTGTACAGTTTCCGTTGTGACTGCTCAGACCGTCACATGTACAATAACCAATGTTCCTGTTGGATCTCAACCTGTAGTTGTATTGCTAACCTACATTGGATTAGCAACAAACACTAACAATATACAGATAACAAGCCAAGCTATAATTTCTAGCATAACTCCATCAGAAGGGAGTATCCATGGTGGTACTATGATTGATATTGCTGGAAATGGATTCACAAATGATACAGTTGTTACAATAGATGGAGCCACTTGTCAAATAAGACTTGTTACCTTGTCCTCAGTCAAGTGCATGACACCATCACACACTGCACAAACAGGAGTAGCTGTCAACGTCATGGCTAACGGTGTCAATTATCCAGCTCAGACATTTGATTACACAACAGCAGCAACCCCACAAGTCAATATCATCACCTTCACAACACCTCATGCGGGAGAAACTGTATTCATCAATGGTGCTGGATTCTCAAGTGACCAGATTAAAAACAAAGTAACCATAAATTCTGTTGATTGTCCAGTGACCTCTTCATCGCCTACTGAAGTTCAATGTACAGCACCTGCCCTACCTGACGGAACACACAACCTTGTTGTTCATGTAGAAGGAAAAGGATTATCGAATGATGACAAAACAGTTACATATGTGATAACATTATCAGCAATAAATCCAACTCAAG GTAGTGTTGGTGGTGGACAGAAGGTGACCCTTACAGGATCAGGATTCAGGAACACAACAATAGTTGAAATTTGCAATCAAGAATGTCAAAGAGATGAGTCTGAGGTGCAGACAGCAGCACAAATTATATGTTTAGTTCCTCCAGCTAGTGGTaaattttattga